Proteins encoded within one genomic window of Haematobia irritans isolate KBUSLIRL chromosome 5, ASM5000362v1, whole genome shotgun sequence:
- the LOC142240944 gene encoding trypsin alpha-4-like encodes MFKFVILLSAVACALAAEVPQGMLPQLDGRIVGGTATTIGAFPWQISLQRSGSHSCGGSVYSANIIITAAHCLQGGVSTSVLKVRAGSTTWNAGGHLVSVAAYKNHEGYNPSTMVNDIAVIRLSSSLTFGPTIKAIEMATQAPVDGAAAAVSGWGTLQSGGFTLPTTLQFVEVEMVSQEVCSSSTYGYGSNVRPTMICAYSKGKDACQGDSGGPLVSGGKLVGVVSWGVGCAMPNYPGVYADVAALRSWVVETARKV; translated from the coding sequence ATGTTCAAGTTCGTGATTTTGTTATCGGCTGTAGCCTGCGCCTTGGCTGCTGAAGTGCCCCAGGGTATGTTGCCCCAATTGGATGGACGCATTGTCGGTGGTACCGCTACCACAATTGGTGCTTTCCCCTGGCAAATCTCTCTTCAACGTAGTGGTTCCCACTCTTGCGGTGGCTCTGTCTACTCGGCCAACATCATCATTACTGCTGCTCATTGCTTGCAAGGTGGTGTTTCCACCTCGGTATTGAAGGTTCGTGCCGGTTCCACTACCTGGAATGCTGGTGGACATTTGGTATCTGTGGCTGCTTACAAAAATCATGAAGGCTACAATCCCTCTACTATGGTCAACGACATTGCTGTCATCCGTTTGAGCTCATCCTTGACATTTGGTCCTACCATCAAGGCTATCGAAATGGCCACTCAGGCTCCAGTTGATGGTGCTGCCGCAGCTGTCTCTGGTTGGGGTACTTTACAATCTGGAGGTTTTACTCTCCCCACTACTTTGCAATTCGTTGAGGTGGAAATGGTTAGCCAAGAAGTATGCTCCTCCTCCACTTATGGTTATGGCTCCAACGTCCGTCCAACCATGATCTGTGCTTACTCCAAGGGTAAGGATGCTTGCCAAGGTGATTCTGGTGGCCCATTGGTGTCTGGTGGTAAATTGGTTGGTGTTGTATCATGGGGCGTTGGTTGCGCTATGCCTAATTATCCTGGTGTTTATGCCGATGTTGCCGCTCTCCGCTCCTGGGTTGTGGAAACTGCTCGCAAAgtctaa